A single region of the Bicyclus anynana chromosome 16, ilBicAnyn1.1, whole genome shotgun sequence genome encodes:
- the LOC112053923 gene encoding chymotrypsin-1-like, whose translation MKVLVILVSFAALISAGTVPESARFNPVYDYMARIGIPEAERIRKAEEAALSSRIVGGNKAAHGQLPYQVGLISDIIGTTSRGICGGSLITENRVVTAAHCWFDGRNHGWRFTVVLGSVYLFSGGHRVLTSIVTTHPDWIPWLIRNDIMIVHLLVRVTLSRKLKKYSECLLRTLCTPLPTRQTIITIANMFTATISTIQLPTGRLLYENFAGYQATASGYGLTESGGNISAEQFLSYVQVNVIGNNVCGAAYPTIIQDAHICTSTLGNVGPLQGDSGGPLVVQTGGRIVLVGATSFGSALSLNLPTVYSRITYYIDFIKANL comes from the exons ATGAAGGTCCTGGTGATTCTGGTGTCGTTCGCGGCATTAATTTCGGCCGGAACTGTGCCAGAGAGTGCTAGATTCAATCCGGTTTACGATTATATGGCGAGGATTGGCATCCCAGAAGCCGAAAGAATCCGAAAAGCCGAAGAGGCTGCGTTGTCGTCCAGAATTGTTGGCGGTAATAAAGCAGCGCACGGACAACTTCCCTACCag GTGGGCTTGATCTCTGACATCATCGGAACCACCTCAAGAGGTATATGCGGTGGCAGTCTCATTACTGAAAACAGGGTAGTCACTGCTGCCCACTGCTGGTTCGACGGACGTAACCACGGGTGGAGGTTTACTGTTGTCCTCGGCTCCGTTTATCTCTTCAGCGGCGGCCACAGAGTATTGACCAGCATTGTCACCACCCATCCCGATTGGATTCCATGGCTCATCCGTAACGACATAATGATTGTCCACCTACTTGTTCGTGTTACTTTGTCacgtaagttaaaaaaatattcagagtGCCTA TTaagaaccttgtgcacgccactgcctactAGAcagacaataataacaattgctAATATGTTTACAGCCACGATATCTACCATACAGTTACCTACTGGACGTCTGTTGTACGAAAACTTTGCTGGTTATCAGGCGACTGCTTCTGGATATGGATTAACTGAGAGTG GCGGAAATATTTCTGCTGAACAATTTTTGAGCTACGTTCAGGTCAATGTGATCGGCAACAATGTATGTGGCGCAGCATACCCCACCATCATACAAGACGCTCACATTTGCACGAGCACTTTGGGTAATGTCGGACCACTGCAGGGTGACTCCGGTGGACCGCTCGTGGTACAGACTGGTGGCAGAATCGTTCTT gtTGGCGCTACATCATTTGGATCTGCTTTATCATTGAACTTACCTACAGTGTACAGCAGAATAACGTATTACATAGATTTCATCAAAGcgaatttataa